The Hyperolius riggenbachi isolate aHypRig1 chromosome 3, aHypRig1.pri, whole genome shotgun sequence genome window below encodes:
- the LOC137561969 gene encoding olfactory receptor 11L1-like: MQNNVSTILFLGFNNISNFNLLPFILLILIYCVTLGGNLLIITLVSNSRSLHSPMYFFLTQLSVADIILTTDIAPSMLDVALHGHTSISFSGCITQYFFFSLSEAFECFLLTAMSYDRYLAICSPLHYSSIMDQQLCIKLIIASWLLGCFLEIIVTFTICQLLFCGPNIIDHFLCDFYPLVELSCSDLTLIQIEATLLSIPVIIVPFLAVVVSYVYIVFTISKISSFSGRLKSFSTCSSHLTVEFIFYGTLIAMYVVPNEGQSKVIKKMFAMMYTVLTPLVNPFIYSLRNKDIKKALKSNSLIGNN; this comes from the coding sequence ATGCAGAACAATGTAAGTACAATACTCTTTTTGGGATTCAATAACATAAGCAATTTTAATCTACTACCCTTTATCTTGCTAATCCTGATATACTGTGTGACATTAGGCGGAAACCTCTTGATCATTACGTTGGTGTCCAACAGTAGGAGCCTCCACTCACCCATGTACTTTTTTCTCACCCAACTTTCTGTAGCTGACATCATTCTGACCACAGACATCGCACCCTCCATGCTAGATGTTGCACTACATGGACACACCTCAATATCTTTCTCCGGCTGCATTACTCAATATTTTTTCTTCAGCCTATCAGAAGCATTTGAATGTTTTCTTCTGACGGCAATGTCCTATGACCGCTATCTGGCCATCTGTTCCCCTCTGCATTATTCCTCTATTATGGACCAGCAACTTTGCATTAAACTAATCATTGCGTCTTGGTTGTTGGGTTGCTTTTTGGAAATAATTGTAACCTTTACGATATGTCAACTACTGTTTTGTGGACCAAATATCATAGATCATTTCCTCTGTGACTTCTATCCTTTGGTGGAACTTTCGTGTTCAGATTTGACCTTAATTCAAATTGAAGCCACTTTGTTAAGCATTCCTGTGATAATTGTCCCATTTCTGGCGGTCGTGGTTTCATACGTATACATTGTTTTCACCATATCTAAGATCTCCTCTTTTTCCGGAAGGTTGAAGTCGTTTTCCACTTGCAGCTCCCATCTGACAGTtgaatttatattttatgggaCTCTGATTGCCATGTATGTGGTCCCAAATGAAGGACAATCAAAGGTGATCAAAAAGATGTTCGCCATGATGTACACTGTGTTGACCCCCCTTGTAAACCCATTTATTTACAGTTTAAGGAACAAAGACATCAAGAAAGCTTTAAAATCAAACTCACTCATTGGGaacaattaa